CGCAATGCCTCAATCCCATACTGCGAACAGGAGGGATTGAACCGGCAATGAGGTCCCAGCAGTGGGCTGATGGCGCGTTGATACACGCGTATCAGGGCGATCAGGAGCCGCGAGCCAGGCGACAGTGACGACGCCATAATTTCTCCAACGCTTCCGCCAGCGCACGA
This genomic stretch from Pantoea cypripedii harbors:
- the yidD gene encoding membrane protein insertion efficiency factor YidD — its product is MASSLSPGSRLLIALIRVYQRAISPLLGPHCRFNPSCSQYGIEALRRFGVIKGSWLTIKRVLKCHPLNPGGDDPVPPKTFDTREH